The window TTTTGAGATTTGTCTAACCAGTAACGATAACCGATAAAACGGTTGACTAAAAATGCACCAATTAAAACTTCTGTCGTATTAGCTATTGGAATAATTACTGCGATCGCTAAACCAACAAGTGTCGGTTCTTGTGTGGTAATTACTAAGAGCAAACTGCTCAGAAAAATACCGGGTAAAAGTCGATATCCCCAAAGCAAAACTGCCGCGATCGCTAAACCAGAACCGGGCCAAATTACGCTCACTTTTCCTGATAATGTAGCTAAAGATAGAGCTAGTTGTGCTATGACAAAGTAAGTTACAGTTACTATCCCGATCCCTAGGAGAGTTTTTGGTATAGAATATAATTGAGATTTTCCTAAGCTTTTCATGATGAATCACCTCAAGTAGTTATTCTCAAGTTTTAGCTCGATTGTATTGGTAAAATGACCCTAAATTCAGTTCCTTCTCCCTTTTTTGAGGAACAGGCGATCGTTCCGCCATGTTTATCTTCGACAATTTCACGTGCAATAGCTAGCCCCAAACCTGTACCTTTACCTACTTCTTTGGTCGTAAACAAATAGTCAAAGATTTTTGCTTGTACTTCTGGTTCGATCCCGATGCCATTATCTCTAATTATAATCATAATTTCTGGTTCTGTTGGTAACAATTTGGTTTCAATTATCAAGCAATTTGGATTGGCTTGGATCTCAGCAAAACTAACTCCACAATTAGCTGCTTCAACAGCATCAATTCCATTAGAAAGTAAATTCATAAATACTTGATTTAGCTGTCCGGGATAACAATCAATTTCTGGTAAATTACCGTATTTTTTCTTCACTTCAATTGCCGGACGATTGCGATTAGCTTTGAGCCGATGTTTCAGAATTAAAAGGGTACTATCAAGTCCTTCGTGAAGATTGAATTTTACTTTCTTATTTAAGTCAGCACGAGAAAAAGTCCGCATGGAATGGCTAATTTGCAGAATACGTTTGGTTCCTGACTGCATTGAAGTGATAAGTTGACAAAAATCTTTAGTTAAATAATCCAATTCGATAGCTGCCATTTTCTCAGCAATTTCTGTCGCAGGTTCGGGATAGTATTTTTGATATAATTGAATTAAATTAATCAAGTCTTGGGCATATTCTTCTGCATGAGTCAGATTGCCAACAATAAAGCTAATTGGATTATTAATTTCATGAGCAATTCCGGCAACTAATTGTCCTAAAGAAGACATTTTTTCATTTAAAATTAATTGAGATTGAAGTTTTGCAAGTTGGCTAGTTCGGTCTAAAACTTTTTGTTCTAATTGAGTATTAAGTTCGCTTAAGCGCTCGTTTTTTTCAGCCAGTTCTTTCCTTAAGAAACAAAGTTGCAAATGGAGGTTAATTCTCGCTAATACTTCTTCCTGCTGGAAAGGTTTAGTAATATAATCTACTGCTCCTAGTGAAAGACCTTTGACTTTGTTTTTTGTGTCAGCCAAAGCGGTCATAAAAATAATAGGTAAATCGTGATATTGAGGATTTTCTTTCAAAAAACGACAGGTTTCAAAACCATCAATTCCTGGCATCATGACATCTAATAAAATCAAGTCAGGAATTGCGACTTCTACTTTTTTCAGAGCATCTTTACCGTCTTTTGCCACCAAAACTCTAAATCCTGCGTTCTTCAAAAAATTAAAGAGAACTTTAATGTTGGTGGGATTGTCATCGACAATTAGCAGGGTGGTTTGTTGGTCAAGATTCATAAATTAGTTAATCGTTAAAAAAAGGTGAAGGCGATCGTTTAAAAGTTGGGTTGCTTGTTGGCTAGAAATAGGTTTGGCAAAAAGATATCCTTGTCCAAATTCACATTCTAATTCAATTAATTTGGCTAGCTGTTCTTCCGTTTCAATTCCTTCGGCAACTACATCTATTCCGAGATTATGGGCGAGAGAAATAATTGTTTGGACAATCTGGGTTCCCTCGGAGTTTTCTTGCAAACGGAGGATAAAAGAACGGTCAATTTTCAAAGTATCTAGAGGAAAAGAATGTAGGCGACTTAAGGAAGAATAACCAGTACCGAAATCATCAATGCAAAGTTTAATTCCTAAGTTGTGAATTTGATGAAGAAACTGGATGGCTTTACTAGCGGTTTCTAAAAAAACACTTTCGGTAATTTCAATTTTGATAAATTGGGGAACAATTTCGGCATGATTTAATATTAAACTAATTTGCTCAAAAAGTTCCGATTTCTGAAATTGAGTTGGCGAAAAATTAACATTGATTGTGGGTAAATTTTGGGCACCAAATTGATTTTGCCAATTTTTTAATTGTTCGCAAGCTAACCGAAAGCCTAAAAGATCGAGTGCTTGAATTTGTCCAATTTCTTCTGCTAGTGTAATAAATTTTGCTGGAGAGAGAAGTCCTTCTTCGGGATGTCGCCAGCGCATTAAGGCTTCAAAACCAACGAGTTTTTGGGTAGCAAGCTCAAAAATTGGTTGATAATAAAGACAAAATTCTTCTTGTTTGATTGCACGCTGCAAATCGGCTTCTAGTTGAATTCTTGCTATGGCTTTAGTTTGCATTTTAGCAGTTAGAAAAACATAATTACCTCTGCCTCTAGCTTTGGCTTGATACATAGCGATATCAGCATCTCTTAAAACTGCTGTGGGTTGAAGATAACTAGTAATTGAAGGAACAATACCAATGCTAGCATCTAAGAATACTTGATAGTTGGTCATATAAAAAGGATTTCTCAGTTGTGATAGAAGATGATTGGCGATTTTGTTTAGTCGATCTAATTGCCATTTACCCGCTAATAAAATCAAAAATTCATCTCCTCCTAATCGAACTATGTTGGCGCTAGAATCGAGGCTTGTTTGTAGCCGCTTGGCAACTTTTTTAAGTAATTCATCTCCCTGGAGGTGTCCGAAGCGATCGTTAATACTTTTAAAGCGATCTAAGTCGAGAAATAAGACTGCGCAATCACGCTTTAAAAGTTGCTCTGTTCCGAGAATTTCCGATAAATGTTGCATTAACCAAGCACGATTTAATAAACCTGTCAGTAAATCGTGAGAAGCTTCGTAAATTAGTTTTTCTTCTCGTGCTTGTAATTTTTGTAGAGTTTCGTTTAATTTTCGAGTACGTTCGATAACTCGCTGTTCTAGTTGTTGATTGAGTTGTTTTAATTGGTTTTCAGCAGTTTTTCTGGCGGCAATTTCTTGGGTTAATTGCTGATTTGTTTCTTGGAGAGTGGAAGTTAATTCGTGTAGTCTTAGGTGTAGGGAAATACGACTTAAAACTTCTTCTTGTTGGAAAGGTTTGGTAATATAATCTACTGCTCCTAAAGCAAAACCTTGTATTTTATTGTCTAGGTCGGCAAGGGCTGTCATAAAGATGATGGGAATGTGTTGGGTGGCTGGATTTTTTTTCAGACGACGACAGACTTCAAAGCCGTCAATTGTTGGCATTCTGACATCCAACAAAATTAAATTTGGAGAAATTTCGGTTAATTTTCTTAAGGCATCTTCTCCATTTGTTGATACTAAAACTCGAAAACCTGTAGATTTTAAGAAGTTAAATAAAATTCGGAGATTATTGGAGTTGTCATCAACGATAAAAATTAAGTTTGGTTGATTGACTTTCATCTCAAAAAATGGGGTAAGTTCAATCTAAGAAAAAAAAATCCTTGACGTAGTTAGTCAAGGAAAGAAATTTAGTCAGTTGATTAGATTTAAAAAGATCCGATCGCGTTTTTTCCACTCTACTTTCAGGAAAAAGTTAGAGTTGGCAATGGCTAGACTAATTTGCCGGGCTGGTGCCGCGTAAATTTGTTTGGCAATGGTCATTGTTTGAGCGAATCTTAAATATTTTGGTAATATTGAGATAGTCG is drawn from Oscillatoria salina IIICB1 and contains these coding sequences:
- a CDS encoding hybrid sensor histidine kinase/response regulator — encoded protein: MNLDQQTTLLIVDDNPTNIKVLFNFLKNAGFRVLVAKDGKDALKKVEVAIPDLILLDVMMPGIDGFETCRFLKENPQYHDLPIIFMTALADTKNKVKGLSLGAVDYITKPFQQEEVLARINLHLQLCFLRKELAEKNERLSELNTQLEQKVLDRTSQLAKLQSQLILNEKMSSLGQLVAGIAHEINNPISFIVGNLTHAEEYAQDLINLIQLYQKYYPEPATEIAEKMAAIELDYLTKDFCQLITSMQSGTKRILQISHSMRTFSRADLNKKVKFNLHEGLDSTLLILKHRLKANRNRPAIEVKKKYGNLPEIDCYPGQLNQVFMNLLSNGIDAVEAANCGVSFAEIQANPNCLIIETKLLPTEPEIMIIIRDNGIGIEPEVQAKIFDYLFTTKEVGKGTGLGLAIAREIVEDKHGGTIACSSKKGEGTEFRVILPIQSS
- a CDS encoding two-component system response regulator — protein: MKVNQPNLIFIVDDNSNNLRILFNFLKSTGFRVLVSTNGEDALRKLTEISPNLILLDVRMPTIDGFEVCRRLKKNPATQHIPIIFMTALADLDNKIQGFALGAVDYITKPFQQEEVLSRISLHLRLHELTSTLQETNQQLTQEIAARKTAENQLKQLNQQLEQRVIERTRKLNETLQKLQAREEKLIYEASHDLLTGLLNRAWLMQHLSEILGTEQLLKRDCAVLFLDLDRFKSINDRFGHLQGDELLKKVAKRLQTSLDSSANIVRLGGDEFLILLAGKWQLDRLNKIANHLLSQLRNPFYMTNYQVFLDASIGIVPSITSYLQPTAVLRDADIAMYQAKARGRGNYVFLTAKMQTKAIARIQLEADLQRAIKQEEFCLYYQPIFELATQKLVGFEALMRWRHPEEGLLSPAKFITLAEEIGQIQALDLLGFRLACEQLKNWQNQFGAQNLPTINVNFSPTQFQKSELFEQISLILNHAEIVPQFIKIEITESVFLETASKAIQFLHQIHNLGIKLCIDDFGTGYSSLSRLHSFPLDTLKIDRSFILRLQENSEGTQIVQTIISLAHNLGIDVVAEGIETEEQLAKLIELECEFGQGYLFAKPISSQQATQLLNDRLHLFLTIN